In one Hypanus sabinus isolate sHypSab1 chromosome 11, sHypSab1.hap1, whole genome shotgun sequence genomic region, the following are encoded:
- the si:dkey-51e6.1 gene encoding si:dkey-51e6.1 produces MSALAGVADVEIDPDGVFKYILVRLSRRDGSEHKDIVRGTKSAEFHNHIFEKLSSEVEKLELECKCLGGGKIQHNPNEKKIRVFGLSTGFGKADHSVSVEKLKTVYKDYEITWSDDTK; encoded by the exons ATGTCTGCCTTAGCTGGCGTCGCGGACGTGGAAATCGACCCCGATGGGGTGTTCAAATACATCCTGGTGCGGCTGAGCCGCAGAGATGGCTCGGAGCACAAGGACATCGTGCGGGGCACCAAGAGCGCCGAGTTTCACA ATCACATCTTTGAAAAGTTAAGTTCTGAAGTGGAGAAGCTGGAACTGGAGTGCAAATGTCTAGGAGGAGGAAAGATTCAACACAACCCCAACGAGAAGAAAATCCGAGTGTTTGGCCTCTCCACG GGTTTTGGGAAAGCAGATCACTCTGTTTCTGTGGAAAAGTTGAAGACTGTGTACAAGGACTATGAAATTACTTGGTCAGATGATACCAAATAA